The proteins below are encoded in one region of Triticum aestivum cultivar Chinese Spring chromosome 1B, IWGSC CS RefSeq v2.1, whole genome shotgun sequence:
- the LOC123095557 gene encoding uncharacterized protein, with protein MMKYCLSRLDYDPTDPLVKVYWVLPGKDIMDGLVCVDTEEAIAAMVTASKEAKTLDVIVDEENKIRTLYGDDVILNRCPTLPRKFPRSGQFGEGTSGSYAEGAREEEETGEEEEAGESGEAEDAQTDSDFYESDFDCEDGDDDLFAENVNIPVRYQWISLKLRVISLFYAEDATSLQPSTAAYSSFQ; from the coding sequence ATGATGAAGTACTGTTTGTCCAGGTTGGATTATGATCCCACTGATCCATTGGTCAAAGTGTATTGGGTTTTGCCAGGGAAAGATATTATGGATGGCCTTGTCTGTGTGGACACTGAGGAAGCAATTGCTGCTATGGTCACTGCAAGCAAAGAAGCTAAAACATTGGATGTAATAGTGGACGAGGAAAACAAAATAAGGACTTTGTATGGCGACGATGTCATACTCAATAGATGCCCAACACTACCTAGAAAATTCCCAAGGTCTGGTCAGTTTGGAGAAGGGACTTCTGGTTCATATGCAGAGGGGGCGAGGGAAGAGGAGGAaacaggggaggaggaggaagcaggGGAATCAGGGGAAGCAGAAGATGCACAGACCGACTCGGACTTTTATGAGAGTGACTTTGACTGCGAAGATGGGGATGATGATCTGTTTGCTGAGAATGTCAATATACCAGTACGCTATCAGTGGATTTCACTCAAACTACGTGTTATATCTCTTTTCTACGCTGAGGACGCGACCTCACTACAGCCTTCCACGGCCGCGTACTCCAGTTTTCAGTGA